Within the Oncorhynchus kisutch isolate 150728-3 linkage group LG13, Okis_V2, whole genome shotgun sequence genome, the region aataaggctgtaacgtaacaaaatgcggaaaaagtgaaagggtctgaatactttccaaatgcactgtatatagtacCAGAGGAGTATACGGCACCAGTTTATGTAATAGCCAGGAGACAGCCCTGCTACGTTAGGTAAGGCTTGTGTATAGCCTTCATCTGGATGCTCTCCTTATATATAATCAATATCAGAGGTCAATGCCTGGTTCTCAGAGGTCAATGCCTGGTCCTCAGAGGTCAATGCCTGGTCCTCAGAGGTCAATGTCTAGTCCTCAGAGGTCAATGCCTGGTCCTCAGTGGTCAATGCCTGGTCTTCAGAGGTCAATGCCTGGTCCTCAGAGGTTATTGCCTGGTCCTCAGAGATCATTGCCTGGTCCTCAGAGGTCAATGCCTGGTCCTCAGAGGTCAATGCCTGGTCATCAGAGGTCAATGCCTGGTTCTCAGTGGTCAATGCCTGGTCCTCTGCGGTCAAGACCTGGTCATCAGGTGTCACATCTATATTATAGGTCTCTGAGGTGGTGAGCTCGCAGGCCCTGGAGGCAGGGTCATCCTCAGAAGCCTGCAGTGCAGGGGTGTCCCTATGGGTGGAGTTACTAGACTTGTGGGAGGAGGTCGGGGAGTTGGTGGGACTGAGCTGCACGGCGGTGGTGTCCTGCAGCGTGCGTTCGCTCGTCTCCATCTCAAACGTTGCGCCGGCCCCCATCCGCATCAGCCCCCAGCTCTCGCCCCCCTTTGCCTTACGGGTATCGCGAGCCGGGGCCCGTCGGCTACACATGCAGCATGCCCCAAAAAAGGACAGAGCCACTATTAGGAGCAGTGGCCCAATGACGATGGATGGGTTGCTGGCGGGGATGAAGGACTTGAAAGTGAAAGCCCCCACCAAGGTGATGTTGATGCCCGCCAGCATGATCCCCAGGCCACAGGCGCAGCACAGGGCCGGGGAGGGGAAACTCTGGGGCCATAGGCCCCATTTTCTGCATGCTTTCTTCGGCCCCGAGGCCCTGGAGCTCTTCTCGGAAAGGACCATCTCTCTAGGCTTGATGATGGGTACTGTGTAACTCAGATCTTTTTATGATTGCATATTACTTAATTGTCTTATGGATTCAGATACAATGTAATAGGCTTGATTAATGACAAGATAGTCCAGCCCAGATACAGGTCAGGTCATGGTTTTCTCTGCCCTACAAGAGATAGACAGAAGAGTCAGATGATGTGTTCCTTCCATAGAAATAGGTTTTCTGGAAATAGGTCATTGTCACACAGGTCTAAAGGTAATTgaactgacattgagggagaaaaTCTGATGCATTATGCATCCATGTGTAAGAAATTCTACAAAGACTAGATAAATCAAGGGTATTATTATCCTTAGCTCTGCAACACACTGATGCCCCGTTTTTTCACAGAGAATCACACATTCAggacttattgttattgttcataGGTACAGAAAGAACAATTACAATCACACTTTGTTCTGCAAGTCAAATAAATAATTGCTTCTATAGTCCTATTTGCAAAGCTACACGCAGACATTCATAGACAACATTGTGGTAGTGATCTTATCTTATTAAAAGTGTATTCTAGACTACATAAATGTGCAATATCAGTTTAAGACTAACGAAGCCAATAAACTAAACTGTCTGAATTGTTTACACATTTGGCTACCCTAAAAATGAAAAATGTTAGTACCATTATAGTTCTCTCATTTAACTCGTTCTTTAATGAGCAacatacagtatcttctaaaATCACTGATTGTCATTTAACAATTCctttagaatagaatagataaaTAACTCCTCTCTTGGCAATGAAAACATCAAATAGTCTACAACGCCTTTGAGAGCCCTTGATCTTACTTACATTTGATCAGTTCCATCATTTAGGCAATGTTGTTTGAAATTCCCCGTCGTTTGCCTCACATTTCGATACGAATCGTCGACTTTAGGTGACACTCCTCTGGTGCGCTCACACAGCCAATAAGGTGAAGTACcatagagggaaagagaagagcgCTCGTTAGTTTCATGCATGGTTAACGCTAAACCACTAGGGGCACAATTTCAACGCCATTCACCGATGAACACTCGCTGTTCAATTACAGTACCACGAAACTGTTAAACCACATAGACTAACGGTTAAACAAACCAACACAGACAGGATAGTTTTTCAAATAACTCTTTCATTCTATTCCATATATCTGTGGCATATGCAggaaaattatatttttttgcaGAAATTGAAAAAGctcaatatgtagcctactaGGGGGGTCATTCTTGTTAATTAAATTATTGCGTTAGCAATGTGAAAAGCTTGTTTTGGAAAGCTGCTTTGTAGACCTATAGCCCAGACAAATGAATCCACACCTGGTTCAGAACTATCCAGCAACACAGTGCAACCAATAAAGCATTATTTGTGAAACGCCTTCCTCTCCAGCACCGCCGGCGTAATGGGCCAAAATCTGTCCAGTGtaagcccaatgcgtttctatgggaatAATATGCAGACCTAAACTTGCCCTAAAGCGAATTGATGTTTCGTcaaaattatataattactcctgtctaaATGAAATAATTTCAAAATACTTCACCCTTCACCAGGGAGCATGACTTAGCCACAGATGATCAATCGCTTcttaaatgtttttgttgtggaTTGTTTCTAATCACAAGTGTGTTTGGGAAGATGGCAATTTGGGTAATAGGCAATAGGTTTAGCTGAGTAAGTTGCGGCAGTCAGTGAAAAGCGTGGAAATGTGAGCAGCATTTCCTATTCCAAGTTGAATTAGTTAGGGAGCTTAAACAAAGTGCAAactttttttacatttgaatttcaattgctccttggtcatgtgacctacggGACTCAAaaaaggttcagaatgtccacttactacccttctatattgcacaccctttagtttgtcaatTTTTATCTCACAcgtttttacatacatttttcaaaatgtaCAATTTCAATAgatccttggtcatgtgacctactcacgtcaaacaaggttcagaatgtacagtcagtgggcctacacattgcacactctttagtttgtccattttcatctcacacaattttacatacatttttcaatataaaaaatatcaatagctccttggtcatgtaaCCTAATGACCTCAAACTACTTTCAGAATGTCCACGGACTGGCGGAGACGAGCACAGCGAGGCATCCAGTGCGGTAACGCGACCGATCCCGGACATgctggcgggagccccggggagagttctcttttctttgtgaaAGGCAGGGCGCCCTGGAAAGGGTTTGCCCTGACAGAGGGGCCATAGCCCTGGAAAGCATCGTCCGGTGAGCTCTCCCCGACCCTTGAAAATCtgggggagagggtgtaaatctCACGCCGGGCCGTACCAATATCTACAGCCAGTCTCCAAGGTAaacagcctctggcatgttaGGACAATGTAGGTAAGGGAAGTTGGCAAAAAAAGACCGTAACTTCGTGATATGTATTGGCTCTAAGGCCTGGGTCGGTCGGGCTGGGGTGCAAAGCGAGGCTGGGCTCGAGCTGCGGCTGGGGGAGCAGTCGCTCCATCG harbors:
- the LOC116353082 gene encoding transmembrane protein 275-like, coding for MVLSEKSSRASGPKKACRKWGLWPQSFPSPALCCACGLGIMLAGINITLVGAFTFKSFIPASNPSIVIGPLLLIVALSFFGACCMCSRRAPARDTRKAKGGESWGLMRMGAGATFEMETSERTLQDTTAVQLSPTNSPTSSHKSSNSTHRDTPALQASEDDPASRACELTTSETYNIDVTPDDQVLTAEDQALTTENQALTSDDQALTSEDQALTSEDQAMISEDQAITSEDQALTSEDQALTTEDQALTSED